A genomic window from Gemmatimonadaceae bacterium includes:
- the fadI gene encoding acetyl-CoA C-acyltransferase FadI, with the protein MPIYEPGRRIAIIAGVRTPFAKAGTTLRALSAIELGKIAVSELVHRTELDPKSLDLLTFGTVIPNVTAPNIAREIALLPLLPKGVDAFSVSRACASANQAITDAADQIALGHASIAIAGGAESLSNVPILHSRGFSDALVAASKAKTLGQRVQAFSKIRGKDFIPITPAIAEPTTGETMGQSAEKMAKLNGITREEQDRFALASHLNAAAGIKDGRLRAEIAPVIAGPKYEAVTDDNIVRADTTFEALSALKPVFDKRYGSITAGNASPLTDGAAAVLLMREDVAKSLGFTPKAYIRSYAYAALDPGEQLLQAPVLAAPKALKRAGLTLAQMDLVEMHEAFAAQVLSNLKGFESKEWAQRAGASEATGTVDRSKLNVMGGSVSIGHPFGATGARILTTLVNELGRRGGQFGLMTVCAAGGLGHAMVVERA; encoded by the coding sequence ATGCCTATCTATGAGCCGGGGCGGCGCATCGCGATCATCGCGGGCGTGCGGACCCCATTCGCCAAGGCCGGCACCACCCTCAGGGCGCTCAGCGCGATCGAGCTTGGCAAGATCGCCGTCAGCGAATTGGTGCATCGGACCGAGTTGGACCCCAAGAGCCTCGACCTGCTCACCTTCGGCACGGTCATTCCCAACGTCACGGCGCCGAACATCGCGCGTGAGATCGCACTGCTGCCGCTGCTGCCCAAGGGCGTGGATGCCTTCAGCGTCTCGCGCGCCTGCGCCTCGGCGAACCAGGCGATCACCGACGCCGCCGACCAGATTGCGCTGGGCCACGCCAGCATCGCCATTGCCGGCGGCGCCGAGTCGCTGTCGAACGTGCCGATCCTGCACTCGCGCGGCTTCTCCGACGCGCTGGTCGCGGCGAGCAAGGCCAAGACCCTGGGGCAGCGCGTACAGGCCTTCTCGAAGATCCGCGGCAAGGACTTCATCCCAATCACGCCGGCCATCGCCGAGCCGACCACCGGTGAGACGATGGGCCAGAGCGCCGAGAAGATGGCCAAGCTCAACGGCATCACGCGCGAGGAGCAGGACCGCTTCGCGCTGGCCTCGCACCTGAACGCGGCCGCCGGCATCAAGGACGGCCGCCTCAGGGCCGAGATCGCGCCGGTAATCGCCGGTCCCAAGTACGAGGCGGTGACCGACGACAACATCGTGCGCGCCGACACCACTTTCGAGGCGCTCTCGGCGCTCAAGCCGGTGTTCGACAAGCGCTACGGCAGCATCACCGCGGGAAATGCGTCGCCGCTCACCGACGGTGCGGCAGCGGTGCTCCTGATGCGCGAGGACGTCGCCAAGTCGCTGGGCTTCACGCCCAAGGCGTACATCCGCAGTTACGCCTACGCGGCGCTGGATCCGGGCGAGCAGTTGCTGCAGGCGCCGGTGCTGGCCGCACCCAAGGCGCTCAAGCGCGCCGGTCTCACGCTCGCGCAGATGGATCTCGTCGAGATGCACGAGGCCTTCGCGGCGCAGGTGCTCAGCAACCTGAAGGGCTTCGAGAGCAAGGAGTGGGCGCAGCGCGCCGGCGCGAGCGAGGCCACCGGCACGGTGGACCGCAGCAAGCTGAACGTGATGGGCGGCTCGGTGAGCATCGGGCACCCGTTCGGCGCCACGGGCGCGCGCATCCTCACGACGCTGGTGAACGAGCTGGGCCGCCGCGGCGGACAGTTCGGCCTGATGACCGTCTGCGCGGCCGGCGGGCTCGGCCACGCGATGGTGGTGGAGCGCGCCTGA
- the fadJ gene encoding fatty acid oxidation complex subunit alpha FadJ — protein MPNALSLEMVDGVAVITFDLKDESINKFSPAVIDEFTAMIERLDKDASVKAAVLISGKPGTFIAGADIDQFLEFKTAKDAQTASAFGHTMMSRIEKGRVPVVAAIEGACLGGGLEFALACAYRIAADTPKMVLALPEVQLGLIPGAGGTQRLPRRVGLQVALDMILTGKNVRAKKALQTGLVDELVHPSILRSLAIERAKELAAGTIARQRDDRKHGAKEMLLDDNRLGRAVVFRQAREMTQKKSKGHYPALFAAIDAIQAGYSGSEAEGFAEEARLFGEMAMTPVCKQLMFLFYATTSLKKDAGLGVDVKGKPVDRIAVLGTGFMGAGIASISVAQGVPVRFKDTSPAQVAKGVAAVRDVIKDRLTKRQITRQQFDDQMSLVAGTTDYTGFGRVPLVIEAVFEELSVKHKVLAETETVLPPDAIFATNTSTIPITKIAAASKRPEQVIGMHFFSPVHKMPLLEVIVTPRTAAEVAATVVDFGRRIGKTVIIVNDAPGFYVNRILAPYVNEAGLLLDEGVAVDAIDKAMAQFGFPVGPINLIDEVGLDIAGKSGAIMAEAFGGRMTPSVALRQVLGAGRLGRKGKSGFYVYDEKGKRGDVDESVYQIYPGGAKRTQVPKEEIQRRLSLAMVNEAARCLEEGIIRSARDGDIGAVFGIGFPPFRGGPFRHIDAVGVAEVVKQLEALDAKASGRFTPAKLLVEMAREGRTFYPAEGKRV, from the coding sequence ATGCCCAACGCACTCAGCCTGGAGATGGTGGACGGCGTCGCCGTCATCACCTTCGACCTCAAGGACGAGAGCATCAACAAGTTCTCGCCAGCCGTGATCGACGAGTTCACGGCGATGATCGAGCGCCTCGACAAGGACGCGTCGGTGAAGGCCGCCGTGCTGATCTCCGGCAAGCCGGGCACGTTCATCGCCGGCGCCGACATCGACCAGTTCCTCGAGTTCAAGACGGCCAAGGACGCGCAGACGGCCAGCGCGTTCGGCCACACGATGATGTCGCGCATCGAGAAGGGCCGCGTGCCAGTGGTCGCCGCGATCGAAGGCGCCTGCCTCGGCGGTGGCCTGGAGTTCGCGCTGGCCTGCGCGTATCGCATCGCGGCGGACACGCCGAAGATGGTGCTCGCGCTGCCGGAAGTGCAGCTCGGCTTGATCCCCGGCGCCGGTGGCACGCAGCGCCTGCCGCGCCGCGTCGGCCTGCAGGTGGCGCTGGATATGATCCTGACCGGCAAGAACGTGCGTGCCAAGAAGGCCCTGCAGACAGGCCTCGTGGACGAGCTGGTGCACCCGAGCATCCTGCGCAGCCTCGCCATCGAGCGCGCCAAGGAGCTCGCGGCCGGCACCATCGCGCGCCAGCGCGACGACCGCAAGCACGGCGCCAAGGAGATGTTGCTGGACGACAATCGCCTCGGCCGCGCGGTGGTATTCCGGCAGGCGCGCGAGATGACGCAGAAGAAGTCCAAGGGCCACTACCCGGCGCTGTTCGCCGCCATCGACGCCATCCAGGCCGGCTACTCCGGCAGCGAAGCCGAGGGCTTCGCCGAGGAGGCGCGGCTCTTCGGCGAGATGGCGATGACGCCGGTGTGTAAGCAACTGATGTTCCTCTTCTACGCGACCACGTCGCTGAAGAAGGACGCCGGACTCGGCGTTGACGTGAAGGGCAAGCCGGTCGACCGCATCGCCGTGCTCGGCACAGGCTTTATGGGCGCCGGCATCGCCAGCATCAGCGTGGCGCAGGGCGTACCGGTGCGCTTCAAGGACACGTCGCCGGCGCAGGTGGCCAAGGGCGTGGCGGCGGTGCGCGACGTGATCAAGGACCGGCTCACCAAGCGCCAGATCACGCGGCAGCAGTTCGACGACCAGATGTCGTTGGTGGCCGGCACCACCGACTACACCGGCTTCGGCCGTGTGCCGCTGGTGATCGAGGCGGTATTCGAGGAGTTGTCGGTGAAGCACAAGGTGCTCGCCGAGACCGAGACGGTGCTGCCGCCGGACGCCATCTTCGCGACTAACACCAGCACGATCCCGATTACGAAGATCGCGGCGGCGAGCAAGCGCCCCGAGCAGGTGATCGGGATGCACTTCTTCTCGCCGGTGCACAAGATGCCGCTGCTCGAGGTGATCGTCACGCCGCGCACGGCGGCGGAGGTTGCGGCGACGGTCGTGGACTTCGGTCGCCGCATCGGCAAGACGGTGATCATCGTGAACGATGCGCCGGGCTTCTACGTGAACCGCATCCTCGCACCCTACGTGAACGAGGCGGGCCTGCTGCTCGACGAGGGCGTGGCGGTGGACGCGATCGACAAGGCGATGGCGCAGTTCGGCTTTCCGGTGGGGCCGATCAACCTCATCGACGAAGTCGGTCTCGACATCGCCGGCAAGAGCGGCGCGATTATGGCCGAGGCCTTCGGCGGCCGGATGACGCCGAGCGTGGCGCTGCGCCAGGTGCTCGGCGCCGGCCGGCTGGGCCGCAAGGGCAAGAGCGGCTTCTACGTGTACGACGAGAAGGGCAAGCGAGGCGACGTGGATGAGAGCGTCTACCAGATCTATCCCGGCGGCGCGAAGCGCACGCAGGTGCCCAAGGAAGAGATCCAACGCCGCCTCAGCCTCGCGATGGTGAACGAGGCCGCACGCTGCCTCGAGGAAGGCATCATCCGCTCCGCCCGCGACGGCGACATCGGCGCGGTGTTCGGCATCGGGTTCCCGCCGTTCCGTGGCGGGCCGTTCCGGCACATCGACGCGGTGGGCGTGGCGGAGGTGGTGAAGCAGCTCGAGGCGCTGGATGCGAAGGCGTCGGGCCGGTTCACGCCGGCGAAGCTGCTCGTGGAGATGGCACGGGAGGGGCGGACGTTCTATCCGGCTGAGGGGAAGCGGGTTTGA